In one window of Tumebacillus algifaecis DNA:
- a CDS encoding sensor histidine kinase, with translation MKSLYVRTVLITVVIVCLSALFGFWLTNLYYQFNMKGYNEQKLYEIASETVALYERNPQIDLDSYLKSIAKLNYQLYLVDEQLQVRTYGDPFREQSLDTEVMLQVQAGQTYFGSEHVRGLFVTGFFENTLANSIGVPLRAEQQTYALFLRPNLERMFGEVRVMFARLLLYTFGFSLLLILISTRYLVNPIQKLTEATKRVAEGDFEIEMDVTRGDEIGRLARDFSKMAASLRQLDEMRQEFVANVSHEIQSPLTSIQGFSQALRTEEMTAEEREAYLEIIETESRRLSSLSKQLLTLASLDHDVQSGEIVSFRLDEQIRDVVKLAEWQWSEQDLSVDLRLQPVTVTGQKHFLNLVWTNLIANSIKFTDPGGQITVLLRAEEQAVTVEVRDTGIGIAEEDVPYLFERFYKADKTRNRNRASSGLGLSIVHKIVRMHGGQVEVASLVGVGTTFCVRLPQM, from the coding sequence ATGAAGTCGCTCTACGTGCGGACTGTGCTGATAACGGTGGTGATCGTATGTTTGAGTGCGCTGTTTGGCTTTTGGTTGACCAACCTGTATTACCAGTTCAACATGAAGGGCTACAACGAACAGAAATTGTACGAGATCGCTTCAGAGACGGTCGCTTTGTATGAGCGCAATCCGCAGATCGATCTCGATTCCTATCTGAAAAGCATCGCAAAATTGAACTATCAGCTCTATCTGGTCGATGAACAGTTGCAGGTCCGCACGTACGGCGACCCGTTCCGTGAGCAGAGCCTCGACACCGAGGTGATGTTACAGGTGCAGGCGGGACAGACCTATTTCGGGTCGGAGCATGTGCGCGGCCTGTTTGTGACCGGATTTTTTGAAAATACATTGGCGAACTCGATCGGAGTGCCGCTGCGGGCGGAGCAGCAGACCTATGCGCTGTTTCTGCGGCCGAATCTTGAACGGATGTTTGGCGAAGTGCGGGTGATGTTTGCCCGACTGCTGTTGTATACGTTTGGCTTTTCCTTGCTGTTGATCCTGATCTCGACTCGCTATTTGGTCAATCCGATCCAGAAATTGACCGAAGCGACGAAGCGGGTGGCAGAAGGCGATTTTGAGATTGAGATGGACGTGACGCGGGGCGATGAGATCGGACGGTTGGCGCGTGATTTTTCGAAGATGGCAGCTTCACTGCGGCAGTTGGATGAGATGCGGCAGGAGTTCGTCGCCAACGTCTCGCATGAAATTCAATCGCCGCTGACCTCGATTCAAGGCTTTTCGCAGGCGTTGCGCACAGAGGAGATGACGGCAGAGGAGCGGGAAGCGTATCTGGAGATCATCGAGACGGAAAGCCGTCGCTTGTCGTCGCTCAGCAAGCAGTTGTTGACGCTCGCCTCGCTCGATCATGACGTGCAGTCGGGCGAGATCGTATCGTTTCGCCTCGACGAGCAGATTCGGGACGTGGTGAAGCTGGCCGAATGGCAGTGGTCGGAGCAGGACTTGAGCGTCGATCTGCGCTTGCAGCCTGTCACGGTGACAGGTCAAAAGCATTTTCTGAATCTGGTCTGGACCAATTTGATCGCCAACAGCATCAAGTTTACCGATCCGGGCGGCCAGATCACCGTCTTGCTGCGCGCTGAAGAGCAGGCGGTGACGGTGGAGGTGCGTGACACGGGGATTGGAATTGCCGAGGAGGATGTGCCGTACTTGTTCGAGCGCTTTTACAAAGCGGACAAGACGCGCAATCGCAACCGAGCGAGCAGTGGGCTTGGCCTGTCGATCGTGCACAAGATCGTGCGGATGCACGGCGGGCAGGTGGAAGTGGCAAGTCTTGTCGGGGTGGGTACGACTTTTTGCGTCCGACTGCCGCAGATGTAA
- a CDS encoding MMPL family transporter: MKWLHRVAEMSSTSKGAKWVISIWLVLAIVMSMVAPSAKEWSVSEGTGLNDDALSMQAQQLLDRQFPTNDGLSALLVFQDQAGLKQADWESIFTVSRWLASSDKPGEVLGAVPLHEMTEPSMSSLIDEHKTTLMLPVRLEKGLENDQVRDVVEAIRVHVEAGLNSELTFAITGPAGIAADSLSVFRNADFVLMTATVVLILVMLLIMYRSFVLAVIPLLVSGLLYTITNHLLGLIGKNGWAEVETQALSIMMILLFAVLTDYCMFVFSRYREELLQTESQYAAMQKAISRVAEPVFFSAGTILLAVATLFVAVYEPYRNFAPVFMTAMAVILLGGVTLIPAIFALLGRRAFWPYIPKIGGKAERPSRLWERVARLVTTRPKRTFFLLLTAFLLLIPVTFQIDYSFNLMKSFPEATSSRQGFEMLETSFPKGELAPVTVLLQSEQDLSADDFQQRLVALATALQNEEGVYSVAAPANSAQLSEDKHTARWRMVLTDNPYDVEALDALQQLRDRQKTLLEASGLNPQTNELLFSGQTPIQSDVRELNGRDTFWVIAVVIVLIAVLLTVATRSLIAPLYMLGTILLTYGATLGITWLLFHHVLGYEAISYRIPLYAFVFIVALGVDYNLMLFARIREEAQRATVAEAIRRGVSKTGKVITSAGLILVATFSVLITQPLLELKAFGAVVAIGILLDTFLVRGLLMPSLMMMLGQWNWWPSKMQKEKGR; this comes from the coding sequence ATGAAATGGCTGCATCGAGTGGCCGAGATGTCAAGTACCTCGAAGGGTGCCAAGTGGGTGATCAGCATCTGGCTTGTGCTGGCGATCGTTATGAGCATGGTGGCTCCGTCCGCCAAGGAGTGGTCGGTGTCCGAAGGGACGGGGTTAAACGACGATGCGCTGTCCATGCAGGCTCAGCAGTTGCTCGACCGCCAGTTTCCGACCAATGATGGGCTGAGTGCGCTGTTAGTATTTCAAGACCAAGCGGGTTTGAAGCAGGCAGATTGGGAGAGCATCTTTACGGTCTCACGCTGGCTGGCTTCCTCCGACAAACCGGGGGAAGTGCTCGGTGCCGTGCCGTTGCACGAGATGACGGAACCGAGTATGTCCTCACTGATCGATGAACATAAAACGACGCTGATGCTGCCCGTCCGACTGGAAAAAGGACTGGAAAATGATCAGGTTCGCGATGTGGTCGAAGCGATTCGCGTGCATGTTGAAGCGGGTCTCAACAGTGAGTTAACGTTTGCGATCACCGGTCCGGCCGGGATTGCGGCCGATTCGCTGTCCGTTTTTCGGAATGCTGATTTTGTGCTGATGACGGCGACTGTGGTGCTGATTCTGGTCATGCTGTTGATCATGTACCGTTCGTTTGTCTTAGCTGTGATCCCGCTGCTTGTCTCTGGGTTGCTGTACACCATCACCAACCACTTGCTCGGGCTGATCGGTAAAAATGGTTGGGCAGAGGTAGAGACCCAAGCGCTGTCGATCATGATGATTCTGTTGTTCGCAGTGTTGACCGATTACTGCATGTTTGTGTTCTCACGTTACCGAGAGGAGCTATTACAGACCGAATCACAGTATGCGGCGATGCAAAAAGCGATCTCTCGCGTGGCGGAACCGGTGTTTTTCAGTGCCGGAACGATCTTGCTGGCTGTCGCGACGCTGTTTGTCGCCGTCTATGAGCCCTACCGCAACTTCGCTCCCGTCTTCATGACGGCGATGGCGGTGATCCTGCTGGGCGGTGTTACGTTGATTCCTGCAATCTTTGCCTTGTTGGGACGACGGGCATTCTGGCCGTACATTCCGAAGATCGGTGGAAAGGCGGAGCGGCCGAGCAGGCTGTGGGAGCGGGTGGCCAGGTTGGTGACCACTCGTCCGAAGCGCACGTTTTTCCTACTGTTGACAGCTTTTCTGCTGCTGATTCCGGTGACGTTTCAAATCGACTATTCGTTCAATCTGATGAAGTCGTTCCCCGAAGCGACCTCGTCACGTCAGGGATTTGAAATGCTGGAAACTTCCTTTCCCAAAGGGGAATTGGCGCCCGTTACGGTACTGTTGCAGTCGGAGCAGGATCTGAGCGCGGACGATTTCCAACAACGCCTCGTTGCACTGGCTACCGCTCTTCAGAACGAGGAGGGCGTGTATTCGGTAGCTGCTCCGGCGAACTCGGCTCAGCTATCGGAGGATAAGCACACCGCGCGCTGGCGGATGGTGCTCACCGACAATCCGTATGATGTCGAAGCGCTAGATGCGCTCCAACAACTGCGGGATCGCCAAAAAACGCTGTTAGAAGCAAGCGGGCTCAATCCGCAGACGAACGAGCTGCTGTTTAGCGGACAGACGCCTATACAGAGCGATGTCCGCGAACTGAACGGGCGCGATACGTTTTGGGTGATTGCAGTTGTCATCGTTTTGATCGCCGTTTTGTTGACAGTAGCGACCCGTTCGCTGATCGCGCCGCTCTATATGTTGGGTACAATCCTGCTGACGTATGGGGCAACGCTAGGTATAACCTGGCTTTTGTTCCATCACGTGCTGGGCTATGAGGCCATTTCGTATCGCATTCCGCTGTATGCGTTCGTGTTTATCGTGGCGCTGGGGGTTGACTACAATCTGATGCTCTTTGCCCGCATCCGAGAGGAAGCACAACGCGCAACGGTCGCAGAAGCGATTCGCCGTGGCGTAAGCAAGACAGGCAAGGTGATCACGTCGGCCGGATTGATCCTCGTCGCGACCTTCTCCGTGCTGATCACCCAGCCACTGTTGGAGTTGAAAGCGTTTGGCGCGGTGGTGGCGATTGGGATCCTACTCGATACGTTCTTGGTTCGCGGACTATTGATGCCATCTTTGATGATGATGTTGGGCCAGTGGAACTGGTGGCCTAGTAAAATGCAAAAAGAAAAGGGGAGATAG
- a CDS encoding Fe(3+) ABC transporter substrate-binding protein, with translation MKRYKLIPTLLAGVMAAGLLAGCGTKEETTPADSEPKKEQIVNVYTARNYEVDGVLYKQFTDETGIKVNVVEGKAEELIERMKREGQSSSADLFVTVDGGVLNNAKEAGVLQKVESKVIDEQVPAHLRDTDNQWIGLSTRARVIVYSKDRVKPEQLSTYEDLATDKWKGKVLVRSSTSLYNQSLVASLIELNGEQKTEEWAKGITANLARNPEGGDRDQAKAIAAGVGDVAIMNTYYFGAMLNSKDQEEVKAAQQLGVFFPNQDTNGTHVNISGMGLTKHSKNKENAVKLIEFMTSEKSQTTITQANYEFPVNAKADRPELLKTWGDFKAQKVDFAKLGTYNKQALLMMTKVGWK, from the coding sequence ATGAAACGTTACAAATTGATCCCGACTTTGCTGGCCGGCGTGATGGCAGCAGGGTTGTTGGCAGGCTGCGGTACAAAAGAAGAAACGACACCGGCTGACTCCGAGCCGAAAAAAGAACAGATCGTCAACGTCTACACGGCGCGAAACTATGAAGTCGATGGCGTTCTCTATAAACAATTCACCGATGAGACGGGCATCAAGGTCAACGTGGTAGAAGGCAAAGCGGAAGAATTGATCGAACGGATGAAGCGCGAAGGACAGAGCTCGTCGGCCGACCTGTTCGTCACCGTTGACGGCGGTGTGCTGAACAACGCGAAAGAAGCGGGCGTGCTGCAAAAGGTGGAATCGAAGGTGATCGACGAGCAGGTTCCGGCGCATCTGCGCGATACGGACAACCAATGGATCGGTTTGTCCACTCGCGCACGCGTCATCGTGTATTCGAAAGACCGCGTCAAGCCGGAGCAGTTGTCCACCTATGAAGATCTGGCAACTGATAAGTGGAAAGGGAAAGTGCTGGTGCGCTCCTCAACTTCCCTGTACAACCAGTCTCTGGTCGCGTCTCTGATCGAATTGAACGGTGAGCAAAAAACGGAAGAATGGGCAAAAGGCATCACAGCCAATCTGGCGCGCAATCCGGAAGGCGGCGACCGTGACCAAGCGAAAGCGATCGCGGCAGGCGTCGGTGATGTAGCGATCATGAACACCTACTACTTCGGCGCGATGCTGAACTCGAAAGATCAGGAAGAAGTGAAAGCTGCTCAGCAACTCGGCGTCTTCTTCCCGAACCAAGACACGAACGGCACGCACGTGAACATCTCGGGCATGGGCTTGACCAAGCATAGCAAGAACAAGGAAAATGCGGTCAAACTGATTGAATTTATGACCAGCGAGAAATCACAGACGACGATAACCCAAGCCAACTATGAATTCCCGGTCAACGCAAAAGCGGATCGTCCGGAACTGCTCAAAACTTGGGGCGACTTTAAGGCACAGAAAGTAGACTTTGCGAAGCTTGGTACTTATAACAAGCAAGCGCTGCTGATGATGACCAAGGTTGGTTGGAAATAA
- a CDS encoding ABC transporter permease, translating to MKSTIRRRINSLTNGWLIVSLVGATVLLLPVFAILFSVFSAPSENWQHIKEYLLADTIGQTLLLVTLTGLFATLIGVGLAWLVAAYQFPGKRFFRWALVLPLAVPPYIAAYTYSTMLSYTGIVQTTLRNLGVTVTPGLIDLLSMRGAVFIFTMFLFPYVYLITRSFLERQSGSYLENARLLGRKPLAIFFRVVLPISRPAIIGGVSLVVFEVISDYGVTSYFGINTFSTAIFQTWFGMYDLSAAVRLAAWLMVGLIGFFLIERLLRRQQRYSTSTGKLNPLVPKRLRGWRSVLAVLFCSGVFLIAFLIPVVQLVQWAMWSFQDVWHAEFLQLATNTVLVALMATAVIMVFAVIVANVIRMQRNGFSFTLSKLVTAGYSIPGAILAIGVLSLFIWLDRVLAPVYAQFGMVEAPLVLSLSLVMLVFAYVVRFMATGYNAVESGFEKSGTKYTEASRMLGHGLTSTFLKVDLPLIKGAVLSGAILTFVEIIKELPLVLLLRPFNFETLATKTYQYASDERIVEAAVPALCIILASSLSVAVFHQIGKRVER from the coding sequence ATGAAATCGACAATACGTCGGCGCATTAACTCACTCACAAACGGCTGGCTGATCGTCAGTCTGGTGGGGGCAACAGTTCTACTGTTGCCCGTTTTTGCGATTCTGTTCAGCGTTTTCTCGGCGCCGAGTGAAAATTGGCAGCATATTAAGGAGTATTTGCTGGCCGATACGATTGGGCAGACGCTGCTGCTCGTCACGCTCACCGGACTGTTTGCGACGCTGATCGGGGTCGGGCTCGCTTGGCTCGTCGCGGCGTATCAGTTTCCAGGCAAACGGTTCTTCCGCTGGGCGCTGGTGTTGCCGCTAGCAGTTCCGCCCTATATTGCCGCCTATACGTATAGCACGATGCTCAGTTATACGGGGATCGTGCAGACCACCTTGCGCAATCTGGGCGTGACCGTCACGCCGGGACTGATCGATCTGCTGTCGATGCGGGGCGCAGTCTTTATTTTTACGATGTTCCTGTTTCCGTACGTCTATCTGATCACCCGATCGTTTTTGGAGCGGCAGAGCGGGTCCTATCTGGAGAATGCGCGCTTGCTTGGCAGAAAGCCTTTGGCAATCTTTTTCCGCGTGGTGTTACCGATTTCACGTCCGGCGATCATCGGGGGCGTCTCGCTTGTCGTGTTTGAAGTGATCAGCGATTACGGTGTGACCAGCTACTTTGGGATCAATACTTTTTCAACGGCGATCTTTCAAACGTGGTTTGGGATGTACGATCTGAGCGCGGCTGTGCGCTTGGCCGCTTGGCTGATGGTGGGGCTGATCGGGTTCTTCTTGATCGAGCGTCTGCTGCGCCGCCAACAGCGGTACAGCACCTCGACAGGCAAACTCAATCCGCTCGTACCGAAGCGGTTGCGCGGATGGCGTTCGGTGTTGGCGGTGCTGTTTTGCTCGGGCGTGTTTTTGATCGCGTTCTTGATTCCGGTCGTGCAGTTGGTGCAGTGGGCGATGTGGAGTTTTCAGGATGTGTGGCACGCTGAGTTCTTGCAGTTGGCGACCAACACGGTGCTGGTGGCGCTGATGGCGACTGCCGTGATCATGGTGTTTGCGGTGATCGTCGCCAATGTGATCCGGATGCAACGCAACGGGTTTAGCTTTACGCTATCCAAGCTGGTGACGGCAGGCTACTCGATTCCGGGTGCGATTTTGGCAATCGGGGTGCTGTCGCTGTTCATCTGGCTGGATCGGGTGCTGGCACCTGTGTATGCACAATTCGGCATGGTGGAGGCACCGCTGGTGCTCAGTTTGTCGCTGGTGATGCTGGTGTTCGCCTATGTCGTTCGCTTCATGGCGACAGGGTACAATGCGGTCGAGAGTGGATTTGAAAAGTCGGGGACGAAGTACACCGAAGCGTCGCGGATGCTCGGGCATGGGTTGACCTCGACGTTTCTAAAGGTGGATTTGCCGCTGATCAAAGGGGCGGTGTTGAGCGGGGCGATCTTGACGTTTGTCGAGATCATCAAGGAACTGCCTCTGGTTTTGCTGCTTCGTCCGTTTAATTTTGAGACGCTGGCGACCAAGACCTATCAGTATGCGAGTGATGAACGTATCGTGGAAGCGGCAGTTCCGGCGCTTTGCATCATTTTGGCAAGCTCGCTCTCAGTCGCTGTTTTTCATCAAATTGGAAAGCGGGTGGAACGATGA
- a CDS encoding ABC transporter ATP-binding protein — MSIVEIQQLTFSYAKGQSPILDQVSIAIEKGEIVGIAGPSGSGKSTLLRLIAGLETPNAGSIAVSDRIVTDARTYVQPESRGVGMVFQDYALFPHLTVAKNIEFGLHRLARAERKKRMQEMLELVGLTGFEQRYPHELSGGQQQRVALARALAPQPIILLMDEPFSNLDADLKASIRRDLRDILKKAEMTCLFVTHDQQDVEAICDRTIELNGAR; from the coding sequence ATGAGCATCGTTGAGATTCAACAGCTGACCTTCTCGTATGCGAAAGGTCAGTCGCCAATCCTCGATCAAGTATCGATTGCGATCGAAAAGGGAGAGATCGTCGGCATCGCCGGTCCCAGCGGCAGTGGCAAGAGCACGTTGCTCCGCCTGATCGCCGGACTGGAGACGCCAAACGCCGGGTCGATCGCAGTATCGGACCGCATCGTGACGGACGCGCGCACGTACGTGCAGCCCGAAAGCCGCGGGGTCGGCATGGTCTTTCAAGACTATGCGCTGTTCCCTCATTTGACCGTAGCCAAAAATATTGAATTCGGATTGCACCGCCTAGCCAGAGCGGAGCGTAAAAAGCGGATGCAAGAGATGTTGGAACTGGTCGGACTGACCGGATTCGAACAGCGTTATCCGCATGAACTGAGCGGCGGCCAGCAACAGCGAGTGGCCTTAGCGCGCGCCTTGGCCCCACAGCCGATCATCCTGCTGATGGACGAACCGTTCAGCAATTTGGACGCCGATCTGAAAGCTTCGATCCGTCGCGACCTGCGGGACATTTTGAAAAAAGCGGAGATGACCTGCCTGTTCGTCACGCATGATCAGCAGGACGTTGAGGCGATCTGTGATCGGACGATCGAGTTGAACGGCGCTCGGTAG
- a CDS encoding class I SAM-dependent methyltransferase, whose amino-acid sequence MLEDTGERIIPELMKPTNGMLLEHLARYYFAAPYVNGTVLDFATGAGYGAHMIAKLCKSRTEAVLGVDIDPAVVEYARQTYYHPLVSYAVHDVLDPKLSQQIGPFDTILSFETVEHIADDERFMQNCYDLLKPGGTLVLSSPFGAGRGKPCLSPWHVHQYTEDEFRQLFRQFDSVEYYYQHGVLFEPKREGVRYPFGIAVCKK is encoded by the coding sequence TTGCTGGAAGATACCGGGGAACGCATCATACCGGAATTGATGAAACCGACCAACGGGATGCTGCTTGAGCATCTGGCTCGCTATTATTTTGCCGCACCTTATGTCAATGGCACTGTGCTCGATTTTGCCACGGGCGCTGGGTATGGTGCACATATGATCGCCAAGCTGTGCAAAAGCAGGACGGAGGCGGTGCTCGGCGTTGACATCGACCCGGCGGTGGTTGAATATGCGCGGCAGACCTACTATCATCCGCTGGTCAGCTATGCGGTCCACGATGTGCTCGATCCCAAATTGAGTCAGCAGATCGGGCCGTTTGACACGATTTTGTCATTTGAGACGGTCGAACATATTGCGGACGATGAGCGTTTTATGCAAAATTGCTATGATCTGCTCAAACCAGGGGGCACGCTGGTCCTCTCTTCTCCGTTTGGTGCGGGTCGAGGCAAGCCGTGTCTGAGTCCGTGGCATGTCCACCAGTATACGGAAGATGAATTTCGCCAGTTGTTCCGGCAGTTTGACTCCGTCGAGTATTACTACCAACACGGTGTGCTGTTCGAACCGAAGCGGGAAGGCGTTCGCTATCCGTTTGGCATCGCAGTTTGTAAAAAATAA
- a CDS encoding dTMP kinase, translated as MSQEKGLLIAFEGAGRSGKSSLIRLLREKLEQSGRDTAFTEWNSYPGTQELIDDKKLHFTFNPLTYSVLHLADFALRHEEIVRPALEQGQVVLADRWIYTPLTRDVARGISSEYIRQCYSFASSADLVFYVEVPVEVALERHRTTKGYYNHNAGTDIWPDVSHEDAFRLYHRRLTDLYGELLVTEGFVKLDGLKTPEELLVDMWTHVERLLGER; from the coding sequence ATGTCGCAAGAAAAGGGATTGTTGATCGCATTTGAAGGAGCAGGGAGAAGTGGGAAGAGCAGCTTAATTCGTCTGTTACGGGAAAAGCTTGAACAGTCAGGAAGGGATACGGCCTTTACCGAATGGAACTCCTACCCTGGGACGCAGGAGTTGATCGATGATAAAAAGTTGCATTTTACTTTCAATCCGCTGACCTACTCGGTGCTTCATCTTGCCGATTTTGCGCTCCGTCATGAGGAAATCGTGCGGCCGGCACTTGAGCAGGGTCAGGTGGTGCTCGCAGACCGTTGGATCTATACACCGTTGACTCGGGACGTCGCTCGCGGTATCTCCAGTGAGTATATCAGGCAGTGCTATTCCTTTGCCAGCTCAGCCGATCTGGTGTTTTATGTGGAGGTGCCCGTCGAGGTGGCATTGGAACGACATCGGACCACCAAAGGATATTACAATCACAATGCAGGCACAGACATTTGGCCGGATGTGTCGCACGAAGACGCATTTCGCCTGTATCATCGTCGCTTGACCGATTTGTACGGTGAACTGCTAGTGACGGAAGGATTTGTGAAGTTGGACGGGTTGAAAACGCCGGAGGAACTGCTCGTCGACATGTGGACGCATGTTGAGCGCCTGCTCGGTGAGCGATGA
- a CDS encoding DUF2294 domain-containing protein, whose translation MSQPIKTKMEADISDAYIKFQREVLGRGPQETKTYIMKDMVIVRLKGVLTHEEKTLVKSEKGKRLVKEMRLTIRESHSAETEALISQITGCKVIASHCDISTNIGESVEMFILDGDLEKKIREKETL comes from the coding sequence ATGAGCCAACCGATCAAAACCAAGATGGAAGCTGACATCTCAGACGCGTACATCAAATTTCAGCGCGAAGTGTTAGGCCGAGGCCCGCAAGAGACGAAGACCTACATCATGAAAGACATGGTGATCGTCCGGCTGAAAGGCGTGCTCACACATGAAGAAAAGACGCTGGTCAAAAGCGAAAAAGGCAAGCGGCTGGTCAAAGAGATGCGGCTGACGATTCGGGAATCGCACAGCGCGGAAACGGAAGCGCTGATCTCGCAGATCACAGGATGCAAAGTGATCGCCAGCCATTGTGATATTTCGACCAACATCGGCGAGTCTGTGGAAATGTTTATCTTGGATGGCGATCTGGAAAAGAAGATTCGGGAAAAAGAAACGCTTTAG
- a CDS encoding APC family permease, with amino-acid sequence MLVKFKRFLIGRPMKSTELAAEKLTKRKALAVLSSDALSSVAYGTEQILMVLMAVGVAALWYSIPISFAVLLLLAILILSYRQIIYRYPSGGGAYLVSKENLGVPFGLLAGGSLLVDYILTVAVSASAGTDAITSAFPALHDDRVLIAVVMIGALTLLNLRGVTESASILAYPVYLFVGAIGLLIVCGLFQIVTGQAQATTPEYGTSVPGLTLFLLLKAFSSGCSALTGVEAVSNAIPSFKRPAEKNAATTLLMMGLILGSMFLGISVLAYCFGIVPNGRETVVSQLASSVFGRGTVYYAVQSVTALILFLAANTAFAAFPVLAFMLAKDRYLPNMFTVRGDRLGFSNGIIMLGCLSALLIVLFHGHTENLIPLYAIGVFIPFTLSQTGMMRMWLRSKPSGWLLPFLINTIGMLTTLTITLIFICTKFSQVWLVFLFLPLAIWVFLQIQRHYQSMAGELQIDLAHDKPYQKGTVIVIPVAGITRVVRNSISYATSLTDQVVAVYVGFDEEEIATMERRWAEWNPGVRLIILRSHYRSIVRPLIKFIDTVGWKAAETDHVTVLIPQFITKRWWHNILHNQTSFLIRTYLFARRDVTVTTVPYHLHQ; translated from the coding sequence ATGCTTGTCAAATTCAAACGATTCCTGATTGGCCGTCCGATGAAATCAACAGAACTGGCCGCCGAAAAATTGACGAAACGAAAAGCGCTGGCCGTGCTTTCCTCCGATGCGCTGTCCTCGGTGGCGTATGGCACCGAGCAGATTTTGATGGTGCTGATGGCGGTGGGGGTGGCTGCGCTGTGGTATTCGATTCCAATCTCGTTTGCCGTCTTGCTGTTGCTCGCCATCCTGATTTTGTCCTACCGCCAGATCATCTATCGCTACCCGTCGGGTGGAGGGGCGTATCTGGTGTCCAAAGAGAATCTGGGCGTGCCGTTTGGCTTGTTGGCTGGCGGGTCGCTCTTGGTCGATTACATCCTGACGGTGGCGGTCAGCGCCTCGGCCGGAACGGATGCGATCACGTCCGCCTTTCCCGCTTTGCACGATGATCGGGTGCTGATCGCAGTCGTGATGATCGGGGCCCTGACCTTGTTAAACTTGCGCGGGGTCACCGAGTCGGCCTCGATCCTCGCCTATCCGGTCTACCTGTTTGTCGGGGCGATTGGGCTTTTGATCGTCTGCGGTCTCTTTCAGATCGTGACCGGGCAGGCGCAGGCGACAACGCCCGAGTATGGGACGTCCGTTCCAGGGTTGACCTTATTTTTGCTCTTAAAAGCGTTCAGTTCCGGCTGTTCGGCGCTGACCGGAGTGGAGGCCGTATCGAACGCGATCCCGAGCTTCAAACGTCCGGCAGAAAAAAACGCCGCCACGACGCTTTTGATGATGGGGCTGATCCTCGGTAGCATGTTTCTCGGTATCAGTGTGCTCGCCTATTGTTTTGGCATCGTGCCAAATGGCCGAGAGACGGTCGTCTCACAGCTCGCGTCGAGCGTCTTTGGGCGCGGAACTGTCTACTACGCGGTGCAGTCGGTGACGGCGCTGATTCTGTTTTTGGCGGCGAATACTGCGTTTGCCGCGTTTCCGGTGTTGGCCTTTATGCTTGCCAAAGATCGCTACCTGCCCAATATGTTTACGGTCCGAGGCGATCGGCTCGGATTTTCGAACGGGATCATCATGTTGGGTTGCCTGTCCGCCTTGTTGATCGTGCTGTTCCACGGCCATACCGAAAATTTGATTCCGCTCTATGCGATCGGCGTGTTCATTCCGTTCACCCTGTCGCAAACGGGGATGATGCGGATGTGGCTGCGTTCCAAACCGTCCGGCTGGTTGCTACCGTTTCTGATCAACACGATCGGGATGCTCACAACGCTCACGATCACGCTGATCTTTATCTGCACCAAATTTTCGCAAGTCTGGTTGGTGTTTCTGTTCCTGCCGCTCGCTATCTGGGTCTTTTTGCAAATCCAACGCCACTATCAAAGCATGGCGGGTGAATTGCAAATCGATCTCGCGCACGACAAGCCCTACCAAAAAGGCACCGTCATCGTCATCCCGGTGGCAGGTATCACCCGCGTGGTCCGCAATTCGATCTCGTATGCCACTTCGCTGACCGATCAGGTGGTCGCCGTGTATGTCGGATTCGATGAGGAGGAGATCGCGACGATGGAGCGCAGGTGGGCCGAGTGGAATCCCGGTGTGCGGCTGATCATCCTGCGCTCGCACTACCGCAGCATCGTCAGACCTTTAATCAAATTTATCGACACGGTCGGCTGGAAAGCGGCGGAGACCGATCATGTGACGGTGCTGATCCCGCAGTTTATCACCAAACGTTGGTGGCACAACATCTTGCACAATCAAACCAGCTTTTTGATCCGTACCTATCTGTTCGCGCGCCGAGATGTGACAGTGACAACAGTTCCGTATCATTTACATCAGTAG